The Hypomesus transpacificus isolate Combined female unplaced genomic scaffold, fHypTra1 scaffold_48, whole genome shotgun sequence genome contains the following window.
TCCTGGTGAGTGTTGTTTTACTCACTAAGAAATATTAGATTCAGGTAGGGCGTCATTAATATTCCTGTACCTTTGTTAAGCTTGATCTATGCTTACCTATTTAGATGTATTACATTTAtttcacatacagtacagtactttaTATTTATTTGCAATCTACAGCATATCTGCAAACATAGTAAAATCATAGTAAAATTATTAATACATGAAATAGCGGGATGACTAGATGTTACCTATACAACAAACAAAATCAAACTGTCTGTAAAACTGCAAAAATGTAAGCATAGCCGTTTTCAttatggtctgatgtggtcaTTGTTTTGTTCTGGTGTGGTAGGCTTTCTCAATATAATACCTCCTGTCCAGGTTGGTGGCTTTCACAGCTGCAAACACACGTGTCTTCAGTGTTAGTCCTGCCATGGGGATGGACAGTTGTTGAATGTACGTTGAGTCctttgtaataaaaaaaaataatataagcGATGAGCCAGTTCATAGTTTCTATACTCATATATGTGGATTGTGTGCATTTCATTTCAGTTTATGAATTAACATTTGTAATCTGGGCTCAAAAGTCCCTTGATTACTTAATTGCAAGTAACAGTTACAACGGCATCCCTGTGTGTATGCACAACTGTAGAGTAGGTGTTCAGTATATATCTTTTAATGTATATCCATGTGTCATCTTTCCTATAATGCTCTCTAAGTTCTCATAGTAGAGTAAGATCTTTATGTTATATAGTATACTGGGATGGTACGTTGTTGTATGGTATGCTTTTATGGTAAAAATATAACATTGCTAAGCAGGTTCTGTAGAGTCAATAGCCTGGAATGATCAAGAACAACCCAAAAACAGAAAAACGTATACAAACAATCAATGGAAATACAAGACTGAACACATTTAGTGACCATTGTCGGTGTAAACATACTCACATTGTACAGCAGTAGGCTCAGTGTGCTGACAAATGTACCATTGCTGTCTTTCACTGAGATTGCAGCTGCTGACCTTCAATGAACAAGGTAATGAAAGTAGCTAAACATTGTTTATGACCTAGTTTATATCAAACATTAGAATAGCACTTTgcgttctttctttttttctaaaaTTTTCAATATACTGTTTTATTCTTCGATATATTGATGGAGTACAAGTCGTCATTTTGAAACAACCTTTGCATATTAATTTGATCTGAATGCTTCTCTCAATACCtttttattctgtttttgttgtttttgtattcCTGTAGTTGAAATCATCTGTCATCTTCATCACAACATTATGTGCACACTAAATTGTTCAAATATTCACTCATTTAGTTTCTGTCTCAATTTGGAAAGGGGAACAATATTTGCATTGTCCTTTAACATTGATCAAACATTTAATGGCATTGGAGTAACTTGGAGGAcaaaagtctgtgtgtgtgtgtgctggctagAATATCGAGACATACTATTATCGGATGATGTTATTATCCAGATCAGTTTATCATTAAAAAACACATCTACTATTCTCACACCCCTTTTTGTTTTACTGCTTTAGTTGGAGCAAGTCTAACAATATGCCCACGTGTCACACTTAACCCTGAACCTTACCAAATAAATGTATGCCTAGACATTACTATACGGCAAAAACGTGGAGTGCATGGATTTTCATGCTAACTTCATCAACACTCCTGACAGAACATTGATCAAATTTATCATGAATGGCAGTCATCCCAAACAACTTACGAAGCCAGCTGAGTGTTGTTGACCAGGTACTCCAGAGGGTAGCTGCAACTGAACTTGTATAGCAGTCCTGGCAGGTAGCTAATGATGGTCGGAGGGTCTGGCGTATCGATGTACCCTGATATATTGCCAATCTGGACCAGTGACAGGTTCCCATAAGCATTAGGTCCTTGAGCCGTGGAAACCTGCAAAGTGAATCAATGATAAGTACTTGCCCCCTTCCAGTGTACCCACCGTTATCACAGTTAAGTTTCCTTTAGCAGACTACAGGTGATAACATCACCCGTACTATTAAGCTAATGCACCTGCATATTGCTAATCCCCAATTTGATCCCCCCTTATCACAGAAACATCAGCTGTCCAGGAACCCCCCTACAGTCTGACTTGTCCATCAACAAAGCAGGAAAAGAAAGCCACCATAGCAAAGGATCCTCTCCAATCTTTCTATTTAAAAGTATCTTTCCTGGAAGAAATAATTAACTTTGCAGGCCTCTGTTCTCCCATCTTCTACTCCTCCATTCCAATTATCATGCCTTCTGGCCCAGAGGATGCTAAATCCAGCTCGTCAATGTCAAAACGCAAACTCTGTAGACACATTCTGAGGATACAGATCAGGTTTTTTCAAATATAATTTAGGTGCACTTATGGTTTGAAAAGTACATTTCAAGGATGCCTATGAGTTTTGATGAAATCTtgtataaataaatagataaataaactTAATAAACTTTCAAATACTTTTAACAAATGCTCTAATCATGCTTTATAGCTTCATGTATTATTTATTCTGAAAAAATGAGTTGTAATGTAGTCCTCTTACCACAAGGGCATTCCCACAGGTCTCCAACGTGGCTAAGCTGATGCTGAAAAGGACCACAGTGGGGAAggtgttgttgttgataaaaCCACGGCAGTGGGCATCTCCATGGCGACCATTGAGGGCCAAATCAGTGTCAATATAGCCAGAGAAGAGAACGGGGCAAAAGTTGATCTTGAGGGTGATGGTCTGTACTCCACAGTACACACTAATGTCCCTTTCCGCtgtcacagagaacacacaccacatgtgCATGAATTATCCTGTAATATTCACATTGTTCTGCAAAGGGAGTAGCCACTGAATAAGCATCACAGATATTCTAACAAATTGTTGACCAATACTTTAGAGCTTTTGCAGCCACAGTACTCTGTACTGCTGGAAACTACAATAGATGACTGCACCTGGCCAGTTTCTAAAGAGCAGATGATACTGCTCACCATGCATTAAGGCTGGGGTTCAACACCTACTACATACAGTTCAAGCTAAAGGGAAAAGTTGGTGGATAGAAAGTGTAATCTATTTCCAGCATGTGTCTGTAAATGTCTTATAATTGATACTAAAAGATGTCATTGGTTTTCTCACCAGGGAAGCGACTGTGGAAGTTAGGGTCACAGTTGTATCCATTGAATTGTGATCCTACTGACAGTACCTTACTTATAAGCAAAATGATTAAACATATTTGTTCCATTTCAGCACCTGGTGGAAAAAAGAAATACATAACTAACATAGTTTTTCTTATTAATGTACATTAATATTTAAGAGAATTGACAAGTAAATCGAAGGACATCATCATCAACTAACATAGACTGACTAAGGTACCTAAGAAATCCCATCAATGGAAGGTACCTTATTTACAGTTTTATCATACCTACAGTAAGATCTTCTTTAATTTGCATGCAATTTAGTGCACTAGTCTCACTTGGCCTCAAGTAGTGTGTAATCGGTGCTGTACATTGAAGTGCGAACTGTCACCATTACATACTTTAAAAGCATGTATGTTATGTATGTCATTGTTCTGCATAATACACATTTTCTATCCATTTCTGATATCAAAATACTTGCATCTTATAATTACCAGACAAGGGTTGCCATTGAGGAGGAGCAAGAACATTCAGAGTGGATGAGGTGCCCTGGTAAGTGCCAGTTTAGTTTCCAAAGCTAAAAACAAGTGAGATCCTTGagataaaaaaaatctgtggTGCTAATGCTAGCACGACCGCTACTCACCCTGGTCCCTGGAAGTAGGCGAGTCAGCGGTTCTCCATATGCTTGGGACTGCCGCATGTGATGGAATGGTCTGTACAGCATTCCTACACAACAACTAGAAACACGACTTGGAccaggggggggaaaaaaaggtaCCGCACATAAGAGATTCATTATTTGAACACGTCAACAAAAAAGGGCTGTCCGAACGAACATGGGAAAGTCCATCACATCTGAATGTGTTATACAAATCCTTTCATGGCCACAGAAATATGAGCAGGTTTTGAAGTTTCCCACTCATATCCTTTCGGCCCGATATGCCTCTTTCACCGCTCATAAACGGTTTGACGCTGCATGAGGTCCGTGCTGGGGGAATTATCTTTTCATCGCTCCTGCGGAGTGGCCCTGGCTCGCTGACTgagctgtctctttctccctggctGATGCAAAGCCCTGGACCGAGGGTCCATGGGCCCCGGGATTGTCTGGCTACTTTTCAGGCTTTGTGTCGGTACGTCTTCCGTCAGCACATCTCCGGTCTCTATAATCAGTGGGGCTACGAGCCACCACCTGTTCACTCTGATCTCTCAATTTTGACTGGTACTCCTGGAgccccacacagagagagtaaaGGCTCTGAGGCCGCACACAGGCTTTTACAGGATTAGAGCATCATATCATCCCCAAAGCATCCTATCCTCCCCAGAGCATCTTATCATCCATATGGTTAGCGGCATATGTGAGAGGTTAGACCCGGTGAAACCCAGGCAAAGCATTGGCAGTACCAGTTCTGTGAATATGGAATTTGATAGGTCTCTGTAAATTATTAGTTTTAACAAAACTCTTGTATTATGTTCACACAAAACACAGCTAGTTAACTAGCATGTCAATTGAGAAATGATGTTTAAATTGACATAACTGTCACAGACTACAGATACTACTACTATATTTCTAATTGTATtccttatcctctctctctcaaagcaCTTAATAAGAACACAGAAATTCTGCTGTTATAATCATAGAACTCAGACAGTTCTGCTTTCTGAGCAACACCTTGCATGGACATCACATGGCATCACATCACTCACTCAACTCAAAGTTAATAGCAAACTGAAATCATACCAGTTGCACTCCAAGAAAGCAAAGATCAGGTTTGATGAAGTCTGACACTGTAAGGTAAGTGCTGTCTAGGAAAGTATTTTTCCAGGCCGCCTATTTCATCAAGTACTGTTCTGCATATCAAACTAATCGTTGTCTAAGGTGAATCCATACAAGCACAAATGTCCAGGAGCCCTACTTAAGAACCCTCTGTTTCAGTTTGAgtcttcccttccttccttggATGGACTGGAGGCAAGAGGCTGAACTCCTTCGTTTTATGGTCTTTGCTAAATCAGAGAGAATTGCGCCAACAAAAGTGTTGGTTAAGATCTGAGCATGGCATATAGTACAGCGATTCAGGACTGCCAGATAACCATCTCCATGTCCAAGGCTCCAGCTCTTGTCAGTCATTCATTTTTCACAGTTTCGTCTATCTATATGCCCAGTTATGCTCACTTAGACATGGATCTTATCAGTTTAAGAGCATCACATGCCATGCAACAAGACCACCATGGAGGGCAAAGTCACAGTTTTCATAGCTTTAACACAAACTCGAAAACATCtagtctatctgtgtgtgtgtgtaagctccTGGAACATGGCATTTTAAACATTTTGATGAAATTATTCTTTGAAATAACATGCAAGCATAAAAGGAAACTACTGAGATTGGTTAGAAATGGTAAAGAGATGAGGAAATTACTTTAGGGCAAATATATGTAACATGAAAACAGTATGGGTGTTAACAGTGTGTTCTTGGCCTTATTGTTCAGACTGATTCATCTTGTCACTGCCATGAACAGGtcaagtgtcaatgggtttgaCATTGGAACTATGGACATTTATTGGGCCACAGACAAGACAGttatataatttattttttactggatCTTGGTCAACAATAAAACTTGTGATCCCTCCTCCCTACAAAACAAGTTCTGGAAGTCCTTTATGTGAGGGTGAAATCCATCTAGAAGGGCAGTCTTCGGAGAGATCTCTCTTGAAATAGGGTACAAGTAATTCACTGTCTTTGACTAAATGAAAGGACATGTCTTTTGGCTTTTGTTTGGAGG
Protein-coding sequences here:
- the LOC124465371 gene encoding zona pellucida-like domain-containing protein 1 — translated: MEQICLIILLISKVLSVGSQFNGYNCDPNFHSRFPAERDISVYCGVQTITLKINFCPVLFSGYIDTDLALNGRHGDAHCRGFINNNTFPTVVLFSISLATLETCGNALVVSTAQGPNAYGNLSLVQIGNISGYIDTPDPPTIISYLPGLLYKFSCSYPLEYLVNNTQLASSAAAISVKDSNGTFVSTLSLLLYNDSTYIQQLSIPMAGLTLKTRVFAAVKATNLDRRWNVLMDYCYTTPSGNPNDDLRYDLFFSCEKDPQTTVFENGKSQMGRFAFEVFRFVKHKNQKMSTVFLHCVTKLCRADDCPMLMPICGSRKKRDVSEITESTSASGNAVITAGPIITRSDETPTNNSQLGKPLSPVFRMNTVTSALISGIIILGVMSLCFFIFSLTLLKGKRAPSTVMSGVRNPAFN